Proteins from a genomic interval of Coregonus clupeaformis isolate EN_2021a chromosome 4, ASM2061545v1, whole genome shotgun sequence:
- the lrrfip1a gene encoding uncharacterized protein lrrfip1a isoform X8, which yields MGTQGTGRKRNPNKDRSTAEDDALNLIAREAEARLAAKRAARAEAREIRMKELERQQKEISDDDERMSVGSRGSVRSDLDAIGAYGRGGSSSLSQEKDKKSKKKKKHKHKDRDSNGYDNEYSAISSRSSRLVDESTSRVSRSSRLDLQPSSRLSDESISRVSRSSRLDLQPASYASSDLNSNNGLSSSRQRLSSYESSGLLSQISYRRHHRGSLYEDSLYSGARRVTGSSSRHSEYSSYRGSSSRASSRASSARASPVDDDCNSVASFLRSVATSSGLPRDLDHMTIPNLSNVEDRDYLEKGSRAASTLSAATLASLGGSSSRRGSGETSITGDTETSIREIKEIHELKDQIQDVESKYMQSLKEVKDTLVEVEEKYRKAMVSNAQLDNEKNNLMYQVDTLKDSLMELEELLSESRREYEGKSKDFEREKHAHGVLQFQFNEMKEMLKQSEELLTEIRQMRLKQDSFVREISDLQETVEWKDKKIGALERQKEYSDAIRNERDELRDEVVQLKDILKKHGIVLRPDLTTNGETLELGTEGSASGDPASQLVQDSQTSPMEGGNSMLGRAQEMELESRGDKVVDPGRSRQQEDTYEEEAQENHLISPTPCSLAGVSETETSREAQPFSPTLGEEVEIESSDVNKDSDNGIPVVEVKRGPVCDSEVLGLVTGPEEEVTGAGEGYEAASIKETGQGRVEVAIEGEMGIKNDKADDAETKVAKSSDDTKETSSKEPTSEYGVAAEQEKIELSKEVVKSIDSCPPPRETIEDTMKNGTQISQGTDLDTSKSPIKSNPEPQKTKKAEALPEITDLQPQAQAGNKKKKGKKKKGETQSDEKQEDHKKSTTETCVVSMTNSTQISLGTDLDTSKSPVESNPDPQPEPQKTKKVCVLPETTDTQPQAQGGKKKKKGKRKGEKQGDETHRDKMSKTEKDMVSTPTDKEPVEELGEGVITIETQQLLEGTSRSPERELQSPEEKAQEEEEQLAEERVEVKSEEPTIEVSLTDQAKSEEVVTKKKKKKIKKDKQKPTMESEKSEGKISVVCLESNIGIADPVDHSKCITSAENPMEELESTTNTGTQKDESGYTTNPDNFIDCLNSSADPKCPLDSKQSTAGNSNNVKEEDVIKVSVKEAQTIQDTKEQGNNFHSPIVLRLELEKSVEPEDLIFHDGVTTHPDHASENATQDLKEAGQDKQIGSPEECTNALEHEDMANVEKCNNSSDEKCCSTSLDSNCPAAETIRRPEQLVDLPGCPVTDKHLHENNKLETLDAEEASNGGISTETELNYTETRPQDPLKETLVTIDSFREQSHNESGPCTMVAKAKEQDDPIEAKLESNKVPGPSEQGNDEEKDGDENEKGQSFDFSDIYSVVPANVFPIISQEEVSQEVRTMSVGYKIEVEPGRAKANNKEEDDKPQHTVEGVSTIVAQQSIEGWSDSAPEELQSPEEKAQTIVEGQNVNEEQQLITVEEGVSVTYEQKDIAQEGVSVTVEQHGVEESERQQNATEVEAWPLEEGEEAIQYGSQQGRRESSQSTEDSAGGDNEQSRTGLKKGSKKGKGKGKEDCRMA from the exons GGCTCCTCCTCCCTTTCACAGGAGAAGGACAAGAAGTCCAAGAaaaagaagaaacacaaacacaaagaTCGAGAC AGCAACGGCTATGACAATGAGTACAGTGCTATATCCAGTCGG AGCTCCAGACTCGTTGATGAGAGCACTAGCAGGGTCTCTCGCTCCTCCAGACTAGATCTGCAGCCG AGCTCCAGACTCAGTGATGAGAGCATTAGCAGGGTCTCTCGCTCCTCCAGACTGGACCTGCAGCCA GCATCCTATGCTTCCTCTGACCTTAACAGCAACAATGGTCTGTCCTCTTCTAGGCAACGGCTTTCTTCCTACGAG TCATCCGGGCTACTCAGCCAGATCTCCTACCGGCGCCATCACAGG GGCTCTTTATATGAGGACAGTCTGTACAGTGGGGCTCGACGGGTCACCGGCTCCAGCTCTCGT CATTCGGAGTACAGTAGTTATCGCGGCAGCAGTTCAAGGGCCTCCTCCAGGGCCAGCTCAGCCCGTGCCAGCCCAGTG GATGATGACTGCAACTCTGTGGCCAGCTTCCTGCGCAGCGTGGCCACCAGCAGTGGCCTGCCCAGAGACCTGGATCACATGACCATCCCCAATTTATCCAAC GTGGAGGACAGAGATTACCTGGAAAAGGGATCTCGAGCCGCTTCCACCCTATCAGCAGCCACCCTCGCCTCGCTGGGCGGGTCTTCCTCTCGGAGAGGAAGTGGCGAAACGTCCATCACTGGCGACACAGAAACCTCCATACGAGAGATCAAG GAGATTCATGAGCTGAAGGATCAGATCCAAGATGTGGAGTCCAAGTACATGCAGAGCCTCAAAGAAGTCAAG GATACCCtagtggaggtggaggagaagtACCGCAAGGCCATGGTGTCCAACGCCCAACTGGACAACGAGAAGAACAACCTGATGTACCAGGTGGACACGCTGAAGGACTCGCTCATGGAGCTAGAGGAGCTGCTGTCCGAGTCACGCCGCGAGTACGAGGGGAAGAGCAAG GACTTTGAGCGTGAGAAACATGCCCACGGCGTGCTGCAGTTCCAGTTCAACGAGATGAAGGAGATGCTAAAACAGAGCGAGGAGTTACTAACA GAGATCCGTCAGATGCGTCTCAAGCAGGACAGCTTTGTTAGGGAAATCTCTGACCTGCAGGAAACCGTGGAGTGGAAGGATAAAAAGATTGGG GCCTTAGAGCGGCAGAAGGAGTATTCGGATGCCATCCGAAATGAGCGGGATGAGCTCAGGGATGAGGTGGTCCAGCTAAAAGATATTCTGAAG AAACATGGAATTGTcctcagacctgacctgaccaCCAATGGGGAAACGCTGGAGTTGGGAACTGAAGGGTCAGCCAGTGGAGATCCAGCTTCTCAATTGGTTCAGGACTCCCAGACGTCGCCCATGGAAGGGGGAAACAGCATGCTTG GCAGAGCTCAGGAGATGGAGTTGGAAAGTAGAGGAGATAAGGTGGTGGATCCAGGAAGGTCCAGGCAGCAAGAGGATACATACGAGGAGGAGGCTCAAGAGAACCATCTGATCTCGCCCACCCCCTGTAGCCTTGCTGGTGTTTCTGAAACAGAAACATCAAGGGAGGCTCAGCCATTCTCGCCCACATTGGGGGAAGAGGTTGAGATTGAAAGCAGTGATGTCAACAAAGACTCTGACAATGGCATACCAGTAGTAGAGGTCAAACGTGGACCGGTCTGTGATTCTGAGGTACTTGGGCTTGTAACAGGTCCTGAGGAAGAGGTTACAGGAGCGGGGGAGGGGTACGAAGCAGCAAGTATAAAGGAGACAGGGCAAGGCAGAGTAGAGGTCGCAATTGAAGGGGAAATGGGAATAAAAAATGACAAGGCAGATGATGCAGAGACCAAAGTTGCCAAGAGTAGTGATGACACCAAAGAGACGTCCTCAAAAGAGCCTACCTCAGAATATGGTGTAGCAGCTGAACAAGAGAAAATCGAATTGAGTAAAGAGGTTGTGAAAAGTATAGATTCATGTCCTCCGCCTAGGGAAACCATTGAGGACACCATGAAAAATGGCACACAGATTAGCCAAGGGACCGACCTTGATACTAGTAAGAGCCCAATCAAATCAAACCCtgagcctcagaaaacaaaaaaGGCTGAAGCGTTACCAGAGATAACTGACCTGCAGCCACAGGCCCAAGCAGGCAACAAGAAGAAGAAAGGCAAGAAGAAGAAGGGAGAGACACAAAGCGATGAAAAGCAGGAAGACCATAAGAAGAGCACAACAGAAACGTGTGTAGTCTCCATGACAAATAGCACACAGATTAGCCTAGGGACAGACCTTGATACTAGTAAGAGCCCAGTCGAATCAAACCCTGATCCTCAACCtgagcctcagaaaacaaaaaaGGTGTGTGTATTACCAGAGACCACTGACACGCAGCCACAGGCCCAAGGAGGCAAGAAGAAAAAGAAAGgcaagaggaagggagagaaacaAGGTgatgaaacacacagagataaGATGAGCAAAACAGAAAAGGATATGGTCTCCACCCCAACAGATAAGGAGCCAGTAGAGGAGCTAGGAGAGGGGGTTATCACAATAGAGACACAGCAGCTTCTAGAGGGGACCAGTAGATCACCAGAACGAGAGCTCCAAAGCCCTGAAGAAAAagcacaagaagaagaagaacaactaGCAGAAGAACGAGTAGAGGTTAAAAGCGAGGAGCCTACCATTGAAGTATCTCTGACTGACCAAGCTAAGAGTGAGGAAGTTGTCacgaagaagaaaaagaagaaaatTAAAAAGGACAAACAAAAACCTACCATGGAATCAGAGAAATCAGAAGGCAAGATATCAGTAGTATGCCTTGAGTCCAACATTGGTATTGCTGATCCTGTTGACCACTCCAAGTGTATAACCAGCGCTGAAAACCCTATGGAGGAATTAGAATCGACAACAAATACTGGTACCCAAAAGGACGAGTCAGGGTACACAACCAACCCTGATAACTTTATAGACTGCTTGAACTCTTCAGCTGACCCAAAATGTCCATTGGACTCGAAACAGTCCACAGCTGGGAATTCAAACAATGTCAAAGAAGAAGATGTAATCAAGGTCTCAGTTAAAGAGGCTCAAACAATCCAAGACACAAAGGAACAGGGGAATAACTTTCACAGTCCCATCGTTCTAAGACTGGAGCTCGAGAAGAGTGTGGAACCTGAAGACCTTATCTTCCATGATGGTGTCACTACTCACCCAGACCATGCTAGCGAAAATGCGACACAAGACCTAAAAGAGGCAGGTCAGGATAAACAAATTGGGAGCCCAGAAGAGTGTACAAATGCACTTGAACATGAAGACATGGCAAATGTAGAGAAATGCAACAATTCATCAGATGAGAAATGTTGTAGCACATCGCTCGACAGCAACTGCCCTGCTGCTGAGACCATAAGACGGCCTGAACAATTGGTGGATCTACCTGGTTGTCCAGTCACTGACAAGCACTTGCATGAAAACAACAAGCTAGAAACACTTGATGCAGAAGAGGCATCAAATGGAGGGATCTCTACAGAGACTGAGCTGAATTATACAGAAACACGACCACAGGACCCTTTAAAAGAAACTCTGGTGACAATTGACTCTTTTAGGGAACAGAGCCACAATGAAAGTGGACCATGCACTATGGTGGCCAAAGCAAAAGAGCAAGATGATCCCATTGAGGCCAAGCTGGAGAGTAACAAGGTACCTGGACCCAGTGAGCAGGGGAATGACGAGGAGAAGGACGGTGATGAAAATGAGAAGGGTCAATCGTTTGACTTTTCTGACATATATTCGGTGGTTCCTGCAAATGTATTCCCAATAATATCCCAAGAGGAGGTCAGCCAGGAGGTGAGAACGATGTCGGTAGGATACAAAATAGAGGTAGAGCCAGGTAGAGCGAAGGCTAACAATAAAGAGGAGGACGACAAACCGCAGCACACAGTAGAGGGAGTTAGCACGATAGTGGCACAGCAATCAATTGAAGGGTGGTCAGATAGTGCACCAGAGGAGCTCCAAAGCCCTGAAGAAAAAGCACAAACCATAGTTGAGGGCCAGAACGTGAATGAAGAACAACAGCTAATCACTGTAGAGGAAGGGGTTAGTGTAACATATGAACAGAAAGACATTGCACAGGAGGGAGTGAGTGTGACTGTTGAACAGCATGGTGTAGAAGAGAGCGAGAGGCAGCAGAATGCAACAGAGGTAGAGGCTTGGCCactagaggagggggaagaggcaaTCCAGTATGGGTCACAGCAGGGTAGAAGAGAAAGTAGTCAAAGTACAGAGGATTCAGCAGGGGGCGACAATGAGCAATCTAGGACAGGCTTGAAAAAGGGCAGCAAGAAAGGAAAAGGCAAGGGGAAAGAGGACTGCCGGATGGCCTAG
- the lrrfip1a gene encoding uncharacterized protein lrrfip1a isoform X6, translating into MGTQGTGRKRNPNKDRSTAEDDALNLIAREAEARLAAKRAARAEAREIRMKELERQQKEIYQVQKKYYGLDNKSDKVDSEWGHIEQWMEDSERYSRPSQRHTSISDDDERMSVGSRGSVRSDLDAIGAYGRGGSSSLSQEKDKKSKKKKKHKHKDRDSNGYDNEYSAISSRSSRLVDESTSRVSRSSRLDLQPSSRLSDESISRVSRSSRLDLQPASYASSDLNSNNGLSSSRQRLSSYESSGLLSQISYRRHHRGSLYEDSLYSGARRVTGSSSRHSEYSSYRGSSSRASSRASSARASPVVEDRDYLEKGSRAASTLSAATLASLGGSSSRRGSGETSITGDTETSIREIKEIHELKDQIQDVESKYMQSLKEVKDTLVEVEEKYRKAMVSNAQLDNEKNNLMYQVDTLKDSLMELEELLSESRREYEGKSKDFEREKHAHGVLQFQFNEMKEMLKQSEELLTEIRQMRLKQDSFVREISDLQETVEWKDKKIGALERQKEYSDAIRNERDELRDEVVQLKDILKKHGIVLRPDLTTNGETLELGTEGSASGDPASQLVQDSQTSPMEGGNSMLGRAQEMELESRGDKVVDPGRSRQQEDTYEEEAQENHLISPTPCSLAGVSETETSREAQPFSPTLGEEVEIESSDVNKDSDNGIPVVEVKRGPVCDSEVLGLVTGPEEEVTGAGEGYEAASIKETGQGRVEVAIEGEMGIKNDKADDAETKVAKSSDDTKETSSKEPTSEYGVAAEQEKIELSKEVVKSIDSCPPPRETIEDTMKNGTQISQGTDLDTSKSPIKSNPEPQKTKKAEALPEITDLQPQAQAGNKKKKGKKKKGETQSDEKQEDHKKSTTETCVVSMTNSTQISLGTDLDTSKSPVESNPDPQPEPQKTKKVCVLPETTDTQPQAQGGKKKKKGKRKGEKQGDETHRDKMSKTEKDMVSTPTDKEPVEELGEGVITIETQQLLEGTSRSPERELQSPEEKAQEEEEQLAEERVEVKSEEPTIEVSLTDQAKSEEVVTKKKKKKIKKDKQKPTMESEKSEGKISVVCLESNIGIADPVDHSKCITSAENPMEELESTTNTGTQKDESGYTTNPDNFIDCLNSSADPKCPLDSKQSTAGNSNNVKEEDVIKVSVKEAQTIQDTKEQGNNFHSPIVLRLELEKSVEPEDLIFHDGVTTHPDHASENATQDLKEAGQDKQIGSPEECTNALEHEDMANVEKCNNSSDEKCCSTSLDSNCPAAETIRRPEQLVDLPGCPVTDKHLHENNKLETLDAEEASNGGISTETELNYTETRPQDPLKETLVTIDSFREQSHNESGPCTMVAKAKEQDDPIEAKLESNKVPGPSEQGNDEEKDGDENEKGQSFDFSDIYSVVPANVFPIISQEEVSQEVRTMSVGYKIEVEPGRAKANNKEEDDKPQHTVEGVSTIVAQQSIEGWSDSAPEELQSPEEKAQTIVEGQNVNEEQQLITVEEGVSVTYEQKDIAQEGVSVTVEQHGVEESERQQNATEVEAWPLEEGEEAIQYGSQQGRRESSQSTEDSAGGDNEQSRTGLKKGSKKGKGKGKEDCRMA; encoded by the exons GGCTCCTCCTCCCTTTCACAGGAGAAGGACAAGAAGTCCAAGAaaaagaagaaacacaaacacaaagaTCGAGAC AGCAACGGCTATGACAATGAGTACAGTGCTATATCCAGTCGG AGCTCCAGACTCGTTGATGAGAGCACTAGCAGGGTCTCTCGCTCCTCCAGACTAGATCTGCAGCCG AGCTCCAGACTCAGTGATGAGAGCATTAGCAGGGTCTCTCGCTCCTCCAGACTGGACCTGCAGCCA GCATCCTATGCTTCCTCTGACCTTAACAGCAACAATGGTCTGTCCTCTTCTAGGCAACGGCTTTCTTCCTACGAG TCATCCGGGCTACTCAGCCAGATCTCCTACCGGCGCCATCACAGG GGCTCTTTATATGAGGACAGTCTGTACAGTGGGGCTCGACGGGTCACCGGCTCCAGCTCTCGT CATTCGGAGTACAGTAGTTATCGCGGCAGCAGTTCAAGGGCCTCCTCCAGGGCCAGCTCAGCCCGTGCCAGCCCAGTG GTGGAGGACAGAGATTACCTGGAAAAGGGATCTCGAGCCGCTTCCACCCTATCAGCAGCCACCCTCGCCTCGCTGGGCGGGTCTTCCTCTCGGAGAGGAAGTGGCGAAACGTCCATCACTGGCGACACAGAAACCTCCATACGAGAGATCAAG GAGATTCATGAGCTGAAGGATCAGATCCAAGATGTGGAGTCCAAGTACATGCAGAGCCTCAAAGAAGTCAAG GATACCCtagtggaggtggaggagaagtACCGCAAGGCCATGGTGTCCAACGCCCAACTGGACAACGAGAAGAACAACCTGATGTACCAGGTGGACACGCTGAAGGACTCGCTCATGGAGCTAGAGGAGCTGCTGTCCGAGTCACGCCGCGAGTACGAGGGGAAGAGCAAG GACTTTGAGCGTGAGAAACATGCCCACGGCGTGCTGCAGTTCCAGTTCAACGAGATGAAGGAGATGCTAAAACAGAGCGAGGAGTTACTAACA GAGATCCGTCAGATGCGTCTCAAGCAGGACAGCTTTGTTAGGGAAATCTCTGACCTGCAGGAAACCGTGGAGTGGAAGGATAAAAAGATTGGG GCCTTAGAGCGGCAGAAGGAGTATTCGGATGCCATCCGAAATGAGCGGGATGAGCTCAGGGATGAGGTGGTCCAGCTAAAAGATATTCTGAAG AAACATGGAATTGTcctcagacctgacctgaccaCCAATGGGGAAACGCTGGAGTTGGGAACTGAAGGGTCAGCCAGTGGAGATCCAGCTTCTCAATTGGTTCAGGACTCCCAGACGTCGCCCATGGAAGGGGGAAACAGCATGCTTG GCAGAGCTCAGGAGATGGAGTTGGAAAGTAGAGGAGATAAGGTGGTGGATCCAGGAAGGTCCAGGCAGCAAGAGGATACATACGAGGAGGAGGCTCAAGAGAACCATCTGATCTCGCCCACCCCCTGTAGCCTTGCTGGTGTTTCTGAAACAGAAACATCAAGGGAGGCTCAGCCATTCTCGCCCACATTGGGGGAAGAGGTTGAGATTGAAAGCAGTGATGTCAACAAAGACTCTGACAATGGCATACCAGTAGTAGAGGTCAAACGTGGACCGGTCTGTGATTCTGAGGTACTTGGGCTTGTAACAGGTCCTGAGGAAGAGGTTACAGGAGCGGGGGAGGGGTACGAAGCAGCAAGTATAAAGGAGACAGGGCAAGGCAGAGTAGAGGTCGCAATTGAAGGGGAAATGGGAATAAAAAATGACAAGGCAGATGATGCAGAGACCAAAGTTGCCAAGAGTAGTGATGACACCAAAGAGACGTCCTCAAAAGAGCCTACCTCAGAATATGGTGTAGCAGCTGAACAAGAGAAAATCGAATTGAGTAAAGAGGTTGTGAAAAGTATAGATTCATGTCCTCCGCCTAGGGAAACCATTGAGGACACCATGAAAAATGGCACACAGATTAGCCAAGGGACCGACCTTGATACTAGTAAGAGCCCAATCAAATCAAACCCtgagcctcagaaaacaaaaaaGGCTGAAGCGTTACCAGAGATAACTGACCTGCAGCCACAGGCCCAAGCAGGCAACAAGAAGAAGAAAGGCAAGAAGAAGAAGGGAGAGACACAAAGCGATGAAAAGCAGGAAGACCATAAGAAGAGCACAACAGAAACGTGTGTAGTCTCCATGACAAATAGCACACAGATTAGCCTAGGGACAGACCTTGATACTAGTAAGAGCCCAGTCGAATCAAACCCTGATCCTCAACCtgagcctcagaaaacaaaaaaGGTGTGTGTATTACCAGAGACCACTGACACGCAGCCACAGGCCCAAGGAGGCAAGAAGAAAAAGAAAGgcaagaggaagggagagaaacaAGGTgatgaaacacacagagataaGATGAGCAAAACAGAAAAGGATATGGTCTCCACCCCAACAGATAAGGAGCCAGTAGAGGAGCTAGGAGAGGGGGTTATCACAATAGAGACACAGCAGCTTCTAGAGGGGACCAGTAGATCACCAGAACGAGAGCTCCAAAGCCCTGAAGAAAAagcacaagaagaagaagaacaactaGCAGAAGAACGAGTAGAGGTTAAAAGCGAGGAGCCTACCATTGAAGTATCTCTGACTGACCAAGCTAAGAGTGAGGAAGTTGTCacgaagaagaaaaagaagaaaatTAAAAAGGACAAACAAAAACCTACCATGGAATCAGAGAAATCAGAAGGCAAGATATCAGTAGTATGCCTTGAGTCCAACATTGGTATTGCTGATCCTGTTGACCACTCCAAGTGTATAACCAGCGCTGAAAACCCTATGGAGGAATTAGAATCGACAACAAATACTGGTACCCAAAAGGACGAGTCAGGGTACACAACCAACCCTGATAACTTTATAGACTGCTTGAACTCTTCAGCTGACCCAAAATGTCCATTGGACTCGAAACAGTCCACAGCTGGGAATTCAAACAATGTCAAAGAAGAAGATGTAATCAAGGTCTCAGTTAAAGAGGCTCAAACAATCCAAGACACAAAGGAACAGGGGAATAACTTTCACAGTCCCATCGTTCTAAGACTGGAGCTCGAGAAGAGTGTGGAACCTGAAGACCTTATCTTCCATGATGGTGTCACTACTCACCCAGACCATGCTAGCGAAAATGCGACACAAGACCTAAAAGAGGCAGGTCAGGATAAACAAATTGGGAGCCCAGAAGAGTGTACAAATGCACTTGAACATGAAGACATGGCAAATGTAGAGAAATGCAACAATTCATCAGATGAGAAATGTTGTAGCACATCGCTCGACAGCAACTGCCCTGCTGCTGAGACCATAAGACGGCCTGAACAATTGGTGGATCTACCTGGTTGTCCAGTCACTGACAAGCACTTGCATGAAAACAACAAGCTAGAAACACTTGATGCAGAAGAGGCATCAAATGGAGGGATCTCTACAGAGACTGAGCTGAATTATACAGAAACACGACCACAGGACCCTTTAAAAGAAACTCTGGTGACAATTGACTCTTTTAGGGAACAGAGCCACAATGAAAGTGGACCATGCACTATGGTGGCCAAAGCAAAAGAGCAAGATGATCCCATTGAGGCCAAGCTGGAGAGTAACAAGGTACCTGGACCCAGTGAGCAGGGGAATGACGAGGAGAAGGACGGTGATGAAAATGAGAAGGGTCAATCGTTTGACTTTTCTGACATATATTCGGTGGTTCCTGCAAATGTATTCCCAATAATATCCCAAGAGGAGGTCAGCCAGGAGGTGAGAACGATGTCGGTAGGATACAAAATAGAGGTAGAGCCAGGTAGAGCGAAGGCTAACAATAAAGAGGAGGACGACAAACCGCAGCACACAGTAGAGGGAGTTAGCACGATAGTGGCACAGCAATCAATTGAAGGGTGGTCAGATAGTGCACCAGAGGAGCTCCAAAGCCCTGAAGAAAAAGCACAAACCATAGTTGAGGGCCAGAACGTGAATGAAGAACAACAGCTAATCACTGTAGAGGAAGGGGTTAGTGTAACATATGAACAGAAAGACATTGCACAGGAGGGAGTGAGTGTGACTGTTGAACAGCATGGTGTAGAAGAGAGCGAGAGGCAGCAGAATGCAACAGAGGTAGAGGCTTGGCCactagaggagggggaagaggcaaTCCAGTATGGGTCACAGCAGGGTAGAAGAGAAAGTAGTCAAAGTACAGAGGATTCAGCAGGGGGCGACAATGAGCAATCTAGGACAGGCTTGAAAAAGGGCAGCAAGAAAGGAAAAGGCAAGGGGAAAGAGGACTGCCGGATGGCCTAG